Proteins encoded within one genomic window of Elusimicrobiota bacterium:
- a CDS encoding type II toxin-antitoxin system RelE/ParE family toxin: MNIKATPEFREWLDSLSEYLRALVRDRLDRIRENEYFGTSKGLGQGLFELKWKSGLRVYFGYVIDADGRAVLMLLGGDKNGQNRDIRKARAILARETA; the protein is encoded by the coding sequence GTGAACATCAAGGCGACTCCCGAGTTCCGCGAATGGCTGGATAGCCTGTCCGAATATCTACGGGCCTTGGTAAGAGATCGCCTAGACCGCATTCGAGAAAATGAATATTTCGGCACTTCAAAGGGCCTTGGCCAGGGCTTATTTGAGCTCAAGTGGAAAAGCGGCCTGCGGGTTTACTTCGGATATGTGATCGACGCAGATGGACGAGCCGTCTTGATGCTTTTGGGAGGAGATAAAAATGGCCAGAATCGCGACATCCGCAAGGCGCGGGCAATCTTGGCTCGGGAAACCGCGTAG